In Methanosarcina siciliae T4/M, one genomic interval encodes:
- a CDS encoding ribose 1,5-bisphosphate isomerase, whose translation MEKVQETAEKIRTMEIRGAGRIAKAAAEAIRDYAAGLEAASMEEFAASIQEVSSFLIGTRPTAVSLPNAVKLASRYSSENVEEARQEIITNANLFIERADRALEKIGKIGSRRIQDGDVIMTHCNSHAALSIITTAFEAGKDISVLATESRPRRQGLLTIRHLNDFSIPTTLIVDSAVRYYMKRVDKVIVGADAIAANGALVNKIGTSQLALAAHEARKSFMVAAETFKFSPNTIVGNPIEIEERDSDEVVNPSVLADLPHVRVRNPAFDFTPSEYIDMIVTDIGIIPPAMAYTVIKEHLGWELGEI comes from the coding sequence ATGGAAAAAGTTCAGGAAACCGCAGAAAAGATCCGGACAATGGAAATCCGGGGCGCAGGCAGAATTGCAAAAGCAGCTGCTGAAGCCATCAGGGATTATGCCGCAGGGCTGGAGGCAGCTTCAATGGAAGAGTTTGCAGCCAGCATCCAGGAAGTTTCGAGTTTTCTTATCGGTACCCGCCCAACGGCTGTTTCCCTTCCGAACGCCGTAAAACTTGCTTCCAGATATTCTTCGGAAAATGTGGAAGAGGCAAGACAGGAAATCATCACAAATGCAAACCTTTTTATTGAAAGAGCAGACCGCGCACTTGAAAAAATAGGAAAAATAGGGTCAAGAAGAATTCAGGACGGAGACGTTATTATGACCCACTGCAACTCGCATGCTGCGCTTTCCATAATCACCACTGCTTTTGAGGCCGGAAAGGATATTTCAGTACTCGCTACCGAAAGCCGCCCTCGTCGTCAGGGCTTATTGACGATCCGGCACCTTAACGACTTTAGCATCCCAACAACCCTGATCGTGGACTCTGCCGTACGTTACTACATGAAAAGAGTGGACAAAGTAATCGTTGGGGCGGATGCAATTGCAGCCAACGGAGCTCTTGTAAACAAGATAGGGACTTCTCAGCTTGCTCTTGCCGCCCATGAAGCCAGAAAAAGTTTTATGGTAGCTGCCGAGACATTCAAGTTCAGCCCGAATACCATTGTGGGAAACCCGATAGAAATCGAAGAAAGGGATTCAGACGAAGTAGTCAACCCTTCCGTCCTTGCGGATCTCCCTCATGTGCGGGTAAGAAACCCGGCTTTTGACTTTACCCCTTCAGAATATATTGATATGATCGTAACAGACATCGGAATCATCCCGCCCGCGATGGCGTATACCGTCATAAAAGAGCACCTGGGATGGGAACTCGGAGAAATCTAA
- a CDS encoding ABC transporter ATP-binding protein encodes MLAEKSGNNGQNGGQKIIMRVEHLSKTYMQGKIPVHALRCACITVRKGELLAIMGPSGSGKSTLLALIGTLEKATDGKIILDGTDLTSVPEKLLPGVRREKIGFIFQHYNLIPTLSALENVELAMRFSRVPKKERKERAKALLEDLGLGDRLNHKPTELSGGEQQRVSIARALANRPALILADEPTGEVDSKTRDSIVRVFKELSRKGQTILVVTHDPEVAKECSRVIRITDGMIKDN; translated from the coding sequence TTGTTGGCAGAAAAATCAGGGAATAATGGACAGAACGGCGGACAAAAAATCATCATGCGTGTTGAACACCTCTCCAAGACCTATATGCAGGGGAAAATTCCTGTCCATGCCCTCCGCTGTGCCTGCATAACCGTAAGAAAGGGAGAGCTCCTTGCCATAATGGGACCTTCCGGCTCAGGGAAATCAACCCTCCTTGCTCTTATCGGCACACTTGAAAAAGCCACTGACGGAAAAATAATTCTTGACGGGACAGACCTTACTTCAGTTCCGGAAAAGCTGCTTCCGGGAGTGAGGAGAGAGAAAATCGGTTTTATATTCCAGCACTACAACCTGATCCCTACTCTTTCGGCCCTTGAGAATGTGGAACTTGCAATGCGCTTTTCCAGGGTGCCAAAAAAAGAGAGAAAAGAGAGAGCAAAAGCCCTGCTTGAGGATCTGGGCCTGGGAGACCGGCTGAACCATAAACCCACCGAGCTGTCCGGGGGAGAACAGCAAAGGGTTTCTATTGCCAGAGCCCTTGCGAACAGGCCTGCCCTTATTCTTGCAGATGAACCGACAGGAGAGGTGGACAGCAAAACCCGAGATTCCATTGTACGGGTTTTCAAGGAATTGAGCCGGAAGGGACAGACAATTCTCGTGGTTACTCACGACCCCGAGGTTGCAAAAGAGTGCTCAAGAGTGATCAGGATCACGGACGGGATGATCAAAGATAACTGA
- a CDS encoding type II toxin-antitoxin system RelE family toxin — protein MYRIIYSPAAKRDLKRLPADVQDHVHDALEEIADDPYVHVKKLKTPYNSPIFAYRVGKYRAIMSIHDFELIILVLKVGDRKNIYRKF, from the coding sequence ATGTACCGAATAATTTATTCTCCTGCAGCTAAAAGAGACTTGAAAAGGTTGCCTGCAGACGTTCAGGATCACGTGCACGATGCTCTTGAAGAAATAGCAGACGATCCTTATGTGCATGTCAAAAAGTTAAAAACTCCTTATAATTCTCCTATTTTTGCTTATAGAGTCGGAAAGTATCGGGCAATTATGTCGATTCATGATTTTGAACTGATAATTCTGGTCCTTAAAGTCGGAGACCGGAAAAATATCTATAGAAAATTTTGA
- a CDS encoding DUF7557 family protein, which yields MAATTTICLEPEVKELLNGLKIHPQESYNSVVKRLATNAYDWEPLSEESIKQIEEGLRDYREGKFFIHEEVWGEIEKERRERTGKTKVEECTE from the coding sequence ATGGCAGCTACAACTACAATTTGTCTTGAACCCGAAGTAAAAGAGTTACTTAATGGATTGAAGATCCATCCGCAGGAATCTTATAACTCTGTCGTGAAACGATTGGCTACCAATGCCTATGACTGGGAGCCACTGAGTGAAGAGTCAATAAAACAAATAGAAGAAGGACTGCGTGATTATAGAGAAGGCAAATTTTTTATTCATGAAGAAGTCTGGGGAGAAATAGAAAAAGAAAGAAGAGAAAGGACCGGAAAAACAAAGGTTGAAGAATGTACCGAATAA
- a CDS encoding ABC transporter permease, whose amino-acid sequence MFDLIIRNITNRKVRSALTICGIALGIFAVIVMGAMSENFHQTFERSMSVTSDKIRVFAESGVFGGGLTDDKVSDVLRVAGVKDAYGLLMTTFDEDKMGMTGKQILGVPPEKSGVALNPVELKAGRFLNPGDSYSVVVGNNIKREYELEVGSKFEIHDKYFTVVGILDYTGSIFDNAVIIPLDTAQDLYSVGNSVSYIFAVPDDRVDAEMLSKRIELSVKGTSTLSPGELEVQARQSFMIFSVITISSGLLAAIIGGLCVMNTMLMSVAERTREFGILKAIGAETRDILLLTLGEASFMGLLGGILGIIVGVGAVQIMNAWLETTRIVLFLITPRLLVIAMLFALLIGALSGLYPAYRASKMSPMEALKHA is encoded by the coding sequence ATGTTTGACCTGATCATCCGAAACATAACGAACAGGAAAGTCCGGAGCGCACTGACAATCTGCGGGATAGCCCTCGGGATTTTTGCAGTTATAGTTATGGGCGCAATGTCCGAGAATTTCCACCAGACATTTGAGCGTTCCATGAGTGTAACCAGCGATAAAATCCGGGTTTTTGCCGAAAGCGGGGTCTTCGGAGGCGGGCTCACGGACGATAAGGTAAGCGACGTGCTTCGCGTAGCCGGGGTAAAAGATGCCTACGGGCTTTTAATGACCACCTTTGATGAGGACAAAATGGGCATGACCGGAAAGCAAATCCTCGGCGTCCCTCCCGAAAAGTCCGGCGTTGCCCTTAACCCCGTGGAGCTGAAAGCAGGCCGTTTCCTCAATCCGGGCGATTCCTACAGTGTGGTCGTCGGGAACAATATCAAAAGAGAATATGAGCTTGAGGTAGGCAGCAAATTCGAAATCCATGACAAATATTTTACCGTTGTCGGGATCCTTGATTATACCGGCTCGATCTTTGACAACGCTGTTATAATCCCCCTCGATACTGCCCAGGACCTTTACAGCGTGGGGAATTCCGTATCCTATATCTTTGCCGTTCCCGACGACCGGGTAGACGCCGAGATGCTCTCCAAGCGCATCGAGTTAAGCGTGAAAGGCACAAGCACCCTTTCTCCGGGAGAACTTGAGGTACAGGCAAGGCAGTCCTTCATGATTTTCAGTGTAATCACTATCAGCTCAGGGCTCCTTGCAGCAATAATAGGCGGGCTCTGCGTGATGAATACGATGCTCATGTCCGTTGCCGAGAGGACGAGAGAATTCGGAATTTTGAAAGCCATCGGCGCAGAAACGCGCGATATCCTGCTCCTGACCCTCGGAGAGGCTTCATTCATGGGCCTTTTAGGTGGAATTCTTGGAATTATAGTTGGGGTAGGAGCTGTCCAGATCATGAATGCCTGGCTTGAAACGACAAGGATTGTACTTTTCCTGATAACTCCGAGGCTCCTTGTAATTGCCATGCTTTTTGCTTTGCTGATAGGAGCGCTTTCGGGGCTTTATCCGGCTTACAGGGCTTCGAAGATGAGTCCGATGGAGGCTTTGAAGCATGCCTGA
- the pyrH gene encoding UMP kinase — MLIVLSLGGSILAKNLDSDRFLKYANILRSISKKHTLLVITGGGEAARNYIGAARAMGADEVTCDYIGIDITRLNARLLIAALGLDGYPEIPTNYLEASKAINSGKVVVMGGVTPGQTTDAVAAILAEYLRADLLTIATSIDGVYSSDPNCDPDAVKFDTISPEKLINIVMAIEMKAGSKSPVDPVAAKIIERCKLDALVMDAREPALLGEILGEEVAKKSPVSCGTWITARK; from the coding sequence ATGCTCATAGTACTCTCATTAGGCGGTTCAATTCTCGCAAAAAACCTTGATTCGGATCGTTTTTTAAAATATGCAAATATCCTGCGCAGCATATCCAAAAAACATACACTGCTTGTAATAACTGGTGGTGGGGAAGCGGCACGGAACTATATCGGTGCTGCACGGGCTATGGGAGCAGATGAAGTAACCTGCGACTACATAGGCATCGATATCACTCGCCTGAACGCAAGACTGCTTATTGCAGCTCTAGGGCTCGACGGATACCCTGAAATTCCCACAAACTACCTTGAAGCTTCAAAAGCCATAAACTCAGGAAAAGTCGTGGTAATGGGAGGGGTAACCCCTGGCCAGACCACGGACGCCGTTGCTGCAATCCTTGCCGAGTATCTGCGAGCAGACCTTCTGACAATTGCAACCTCGATTGACGGAGTTTATTCCTCGGACCCGAACTGCGACCCGGACGCGGTCAAATTCGACACGATCTCTCCTGAAAAGCTCATAAACATAGTAATGGCAATCGAGATGAAGGCAGGCTCCAAGTCCCCTGTAGACCCCGTAGCCGCAAAAATCATCGAACGCTGTAAGCTCGATGCCCTTGTTATGGACGCCCGGGAACCTGCCCTGCTTGGAGAAATTCTGGGCGAAGAGGTAGCCAAAAAATCTCCGGTCTCCTGCGGGACCTGGATTACGGCAAGAAAATAA
- the larC gene encoding nickel insertion protein, which translates to MANIDNITCDQVPYLIEELMELGAKNVHVIPAFTKKGRPEYIFLIDSEDETLDSLAEFMAMETGTLGVRLLKTEHYPFDYELRKLCLSFRDENDLPLWEGEINIKIVIGKEQKPLSARAEYEELKELASRVREAGLKLSMYEIKELIEERALKGIKDFTINFNDCGPGLDSESLFPVSKKLCCKDKTKTFLGN; encoded by the coding sequence ATGGCTAACATTGATAATATCACCTGTGATCAGGTCCCCTATCTGATCGAAGAACTTATGGAACTTGGAGCTAAAAACGTACATGTAATACCTGCCTTTACAAAGAAGGGAAGGCCTGAGTACATTTTCCTTATTGACAGTGAGGACGAAACTCTTGATTCCCTTGCCGAGTTCATGGCCATGGAAACCGGAACTCTCGGAGTCAGGCTTTTGAAGACCGAGCATTATCCCTTTGACTACGAGCTGAGGAAGCTTTGCCTTTCTTTCAGGGACGAAAATGACCTGCCTCTCTGGGAAGGGGAAATTAATATAAAAATAGTTATAGGAAAAGAGCAAAAGCCCCTTTCTGCCCGGGCGGAGTACGAAGAACTTAAGGAATTGGCAAGCCGGGTAAGGGAAGCAGGCCTGAAGCTTTCCATGTACGAAATTAAGGAATTGATCGAAGAAAGGGCTCTTAAAGGCATAAAAGATTTTACTATCAATTTCAATGATTGTGGTCCGGGACTGGACAGTGAGTCTCTGTTCCCTGTTTCGAAAAAACTGTGCTGTAAGGATAAAACGAAAACCTTCCTCGGGAATTGA
- a CDS encoding TetR/AcrR family transcriptional regulator, translating into MKEQVKDKKTAIMGAALKLFTERGFHGTSTAQISKDAGVATGTLFNYFPTKEDLINSLYFEVKGELSQAMGKDLEAESTFQDKLRKIWSNLVRWGVDNQEEFLFVGQFCSSPYITKFTRDEVMKEYVFLHKLVDEGINAGEIRDFSADLVIAMFYQGSRTVVNFILDSDSSLDENKIIEDGFQIIWRGLAKN; encoded by the coding sequence ATGAAAGAACAGGTCAAAGACAAAAAAACAGCAATTATGGGTGCTGCTCTGAAGCTCTTCACCGAAAGAGGTTTTCATGGCACCTCCACTGCACAAATCTCAAAAGACGCAGGTGTAGCCACCGGCACTCTTTTTAATTACTTCCCCACAAAGGAAGACCTTATAAACAGCCTGTATTTTGAAGTTAAAGGAGAGCTAAGCCAGGCTATGGGGAAAGATCTCGAAGCTGAGAGCACCTTTCAGGATAAATTAAGAAAAATATGGTCAAATTTAGTCAGGTGGGGAGTAGACAATCAGGAAGAATTCCTTTTTGTCGGGCAGTTCTGTTCATCCCCTTACATAACAAAATTTACGCGTGATGAAGTGATGAAAGAGTATGTTTTCCTCCATAAGCTTGTGGATGAAGGAATAAATGCGGGAGAGATCAGAGACTTTTCTGCGGATCTGGTCATTGCAATGTTTTATCAGGGTAGCAGGACAGTAGTGAATTTTATCCTTGATTCGGATTCTTCACTGGATGAAAATAAGATTATAGAAGATGGATTCCAGATTATTTGGAGAGGTTTAGCTAAGAATTAA
- a CDS encoding DUF362 domain-containing protein, which produces MKIHFTILLASLLMFSLIAGCITNDNGNNAISNIPENASEPLEVDSISDEESQAIAAPDNVADGAPQVYMTTDISPEGLMAVYEALDRNVTGKVAVKITTGEPGGHYYLSPDLIKYLVQSVNGTIVECNTAYGGGRAETAMHKQVAEDHGYTAIAPVDIMDEEGSISLPFENGINIQEDLVGSHFENYDSFIMLSHFKGHAMAGFGGAFKNMAIGIASAEGKMWIHSAGRTKSLNDFSLAFSTDQDLFLESMAEAGGAVMNSLGENIVYINVMNNLSVDCDCDSSPAEPTMADIGILASFDPVALDQACVDLVYAAPDGQDLIERMESRNGTHLLDHAEELGLGSQDYELVILDD; this is translated from the coding sequence ATGAAAATACATTTTACTATTCTGTTAGCTTCCCTCCTGATGTTTTCTCTAATTGCAGGATGCATCACGAATGACAACGGCAACAACGCCATAAGCAACATCCCAGAGAATGCTTCTGAACCATTGGAAGTAGATAGCATTTCTGATGAGGAATCTCAAGCGATAGCTGCTCCGGACAACGTAGCGGATGGAGCGCCACAAGTCTATATGACTACTGATATCAGTCCGGAAGGGCTAATGGCGGTTTACGAAGCACTGGACCGTAATGTTACCGGAAAAGTGGCGGTAAAAATCACTACGGGAGAGCCTGGTGGTCACTATTATCTTTCTCCTGATTTGATTAAATATCTGGTACAGTCAGTGAATGGAACGATCGTTGAATGTAATACGGCTTACGGTGGCGGTCGGGCTGAGACGGCTATGCATAAACAGGTTGCAGAAGATCATGGTTATACTGCCATCGCGCCTGTTGATATTATGGATGAAGAAGGCTCTATTTCTCTGCCTTTTGAAAATGGAATAAATATTCAGGAAGATTTAGTCGGTTCCCATTTTGAAAATTACGATTCTTTCATCATGCTTTCCCATTTCAAGGGACATGCCATGGCCGGTTTCGGTGGTGCATTCAAAAACATGGCAATCGGTATTGCATCTGCTGAAGGGAAAATGTGGATCCACAGTGCTGGTAGGACTAAAAGTTTAAATGATTTTTCTCTTGCTTTTAGCACTGATCAGGATTTGTTCTTGGAATCCATGGCTGAAGCCGGCGGTGCTGTCATGAACAGTCTGGGAGAAAATATTGTGTACATCAATGTGATGAATAATTTGTCTGTTGACTGTGATTGTGACTCAAGTCCTGCTGAGCCTACAATGGCAGACATTGGCATTCTGGCATCTTTCGACCCGGTAGCGCTGGATCAGGCCTGCGTGGATCTTGTATATGCAGCTCCTGACGGACAGGATCTGATCGAGCGTATGGAATCAAGAAACGGTACTCATTTGCTCGATCATGCGGAAGAACTTGGTCTGGGCAGCCAGGACTATGAATTGGTGATACTGGATGATTGA
- a CDS encoding permease: MIDVLQREFIYLWYYFSIQFHQIVKYWAFGIFLGSVISVYGKDKIHRLFVSIQNKRLGVFGVIPAGLLGIASPLCMYGTIPIAASFSEKGMRDDWLAAFMMSSILLNPQLLVYSAALGRTAFVMRFVSCLICGILAGLCVQFFFRNKNFFNFSGFAEPANRDTDPNMLIRLLKNIWRNVKATGGYFLIGIALSALFQRYVSPDAFASLFGSQQGFGVLMAATIGVPLYVCGGGTIPLLLEWLRHGMSMGAAAAFMITGPATKITNLGAVKIVLGSRQFGIYLLFTILFAITTGLIINFYL; encoded by the coding sequence ATGATTGATGTACTCCAGAGGGAGTTTATATATCTCTGGTACTACTTCAGCATCCAGTTCCACCAAATTGTGAAATATTGGGCATTTGGTATTTTCCTGGGCTCGGTAATTTCCGTATATGGTAAAGACAAGATCCACAGGTTGTTTGTTTCAATTCAAAACAAACGTCTTGGAGTATTTGGGGTGATTCCGGCAGGCCTGCTCGGAATCGCCTCTCCTCTTTGTATGTACGGAACCATACCTATCGCTGCTTCATTCTCCGAAAAAGGCATGAGAGATGACTGGCTGGCCGCTTTTATGATGAGCTCCATTTTGCTGAATCCCCAACTACTCGTCTACAGCGCTGCTCTCGGCAGGACAGCGTTTGTCATGCGTTTTGTTTCATGTTTAATTTGCGGTATCCTGGCAGGGCTTTGTGTCCAGTTCTTTTTCCGAAACAAGAATTTTTTTAATTTTTCCGGATTTGCAGAACCGGCAAATCGGGATACGGATCCCAATATGCTGATTCGCCTGCTAAAAAACATCTGGAGGAATGTCAAGGCAACGGGAGGCTATTTTCTTATTGGTATCGCTCTCTCGGCACTTTTTCAGCGCTATGTGTCCCCTGACGCATTTGCAAGCCTATTTGGAAGTCAGCAGGGATTTGGCGTGTTAATGGCAGCAACGATAGGTGTACCTTTATACGTGTGTGGCGGAGGAACCATTCCTTTGCTGCTTGAGTGGTTGCGGCATGGCATGAGTATGGGTGCTGCCGCAGCATTTATGATAACGGGGCCAGCAACAAAGATAACGAATCTTGGGGCTGTGAAAATTGTTCTTGGTTCTAGGCAATTCGGTATCTACCTGTTATTCACAATTCTTTTTGCAATTACAACAGGGCTTATTATAAACTTTTATCTATAG
- a CDS encoding MBL fold metallo-hydrolase, with protein MVFRKISVLVVERAKIIKLKKIVLYFLFFLLLFCAALILFINIDPAFGGKPTTEQKEMYQHFNNYVDGKFINEDPTDVMNSSDVSSTNEDSASEAKNRNPNGPIPVSSIDWNKIKSENDSLTWFGHSAFLLSIDNEKLLIDPMLSPIASPVSFVGIKRYEYSEDIMLNLIDDMPPIDAVFITHDHYDHLDYQSIVKLNSKVSHFFVPLGVSAHLLRWGIPKEKITELNWWEETEYKGLTVALTPARHFSGRDPFNINTTLWGGWVILGNKTRIYTSGDGGYDSHFKEIGNKYGPFDITLIEGAQYDPSWSDIHMTPEQSVQANLDVNGETMMLMHWGAFTLANHGWNEPIERALEEASKREVNIIAPQIGETVLLDSDLQMPPTLWWNF; from the coding sequence ATGGTGTTTAGAAAAATTAGTGTTCTTGTGGTTGAAAGGGCAAAAATAATTAAACTCAAAAAGATCGTGTTATATTTTTTATTCTTTTTACTTCTGTTTTGTGCAGCTCTTATATTGTTTATAAACATAGACCCAGCTTTCGGTGGAAAGCCAACGACAGAACAAAAAGAAATGTATCAACATTTTAATAATTATGTTGATGGGAAATTTATTAATGAGGATCCAACCGATGTCATGAATTCCTCAGACGTTTCATCTACGAATGAAGATTCTGCCTCAGAGGCTAAAAACCGCAATCCGAATGGTCCAATTCCTGTTTCTTCCATTGACTGGAACAAAATTAAAAGTGAAAATGATAGTTTGACATGGTTTGGACACTCTGCTTTTCTGCTTAGTATTGATAATGAAAAGTTATTGATAGATCCTATGCTGAGTCCTATTGCCTCGCCGGTTTCATTTGTGGGAATTAAAAGATATGAATACAGTGAAGATATTATGCTGAATCTTATTGATGATATGCCGCCTATTGATGCAGTTTTTATTACACATGACCATTATGACCATTTGGATTATCAATCTATTGTAAAACTAAACAGCAAAGTATCACATTTCTTTGTTCCTCTTGGGGTTAGTGCCCATTTGCTTAGATGGGGTATTCCAAAAGAAAAAATTACGGAACTCAACTGGTGGGAAGAAACGGAGTATAAGGGCTTAACCGTTGCTTTGACACCAGCCAGACATTTCTCCGGAAGAGATCCATTTAATATCAATACTACCCTCTGGGGTGGATGGGTCATCCTGGGAAATAAAACTCGAATATATACCAGTGGAGACGGCGGATATGACAGCCATTTCAAGGAGATCGGAAATAAATACGGACCCTTTGATATAACCTTGATCGAAGGTGCCCAATATGATCCGAGCTGGTCGGATATCCATATGACACCGGAACAATCAGTACAGGCTAATCTGGATGTAAATGGTGAGACCATGATGTTGATGCATTGGGGAGCATTTACATTAGCTAATCACGGTTGGAATGAACCAATAGAAAGGGCGCTGGAAGAAGCAAGCAAAAGAGAAGTGAACATAATTGCTCCTCAAATCGGTGAAACTGTTCTACTGGATTCAGACCTGCAAATGCCTCCTACTTTGTGGTGGAATTTCTAA
- a CDS encoding winged helix-turn-helix domain-containing protein — protein MSEVKMALENVSLLHGEITALRSELNRFRNEVTMNRTNSMFNEFRNQCAATLINGSLDSALNLSGKEGKSCSMWTQCKPSFVDFFDELAEYARNDQLSEKKIDNIRRNFDKMKEEAAKLNQCSQCFKHVELYFDQQIEMLEKMGFYQTESSKPLEIQNLHEEQISNMVGDALSSAVRVQILKALYDDGKSFTELSKITKLRAGNLLFHLDKLQDKGLIRQREERGEYQITFKGYHLLNSMLELVKTLGMDNEEEY, from the coding sequence GTGAGCGAAGTAAAAATGGCATTAGAAAATGTTTCTCTGTTGCATGGAGAAATAACTGCTCTTCGTTCGGAACTTAATCGTTTCAGAAATGAAGTTACAATGAATAGGACCAATTCAATGTTCAATGAGTTCAGGAACCAGTGTGCTGCAACACTAATTAATGGGTCTTTAGATAGCGCTTTAAACCTCAGCGGAAAGGAAGGAAAAAGCTGTTCTATGTGGACACAATGCAAGCCTAGTTTTGTTGACTTTTTTGATGAGTTGGCAGAATACGCCAGAAACGATCAACTATCTGAGAAAAAAATAGACAATATAAGACGAAATTTTGATAAAATGAAGGAAGAAGCAGCCAAATTGAATCAATGTTCACAATGCTTCAAACATGTAGAATTGTACTTTGATCAGCAGATCGAGATGCTGGAAAAGATGGGCTTTTATCAAACAGAAAGCAGTAAGCCATTAGAAATTCAGAATCTTCATGAAGAACAAATCTCAAACATGGTAGGAGATGCATTAAGTAGTGCTGTAAGGGTGCAGATTTTAAAGGCTTTGTATGATGATGGAAAATCATTTACCGAACTTTCAAAAATCACAAAACTCCGCGCCGGAAATCTTCTTTTCCATTTGGACAAATTACAGGACAAAGGATTGATACGTCAACGTGAAGAACGAGGTGAATATCAGATCACATTTAAAGGCTATCATCTTCTCAATTCTATGCTAGAACTTGTGAAAACGTTAGGCATGGATAATGAGGAAGAATATTAA
- a CDS encoding TMEM175 family protein — MKTNRLEAFSDGVFAIAATLLVLEISVPPSGSELGRELLTLWPSYLAYVTSFIVIGNIWINHHTMFDHIVRADHTLLLLNTIHLMFIAFIPFPTAVLSQALHNGTKESIATSFYGGTLAVTGILVNFMWHHAAHEHLLLGKDISHEQVKWNTRRFLVGPVGYGIGVIVSLLAPWVALTIYIVLNLFFLWPGHEHTTSANA, encoded by the coding sequence ATGAAAACTAATCGGCTTGAGGCCTTTAGCGATGGTGTCTTCGCAATTGCAGCAACTCTACTAGTTCTGGAGATTAGCGTTCCGCCGTCGGGCTCCGAACTAGGGAGAGAACTCCTGACCCTTTGGCCCTCTTATCTCGCCTATGTAACCAGTTTTATCGTCATTGGCAATATCTGGATCAATCATCACACAATGTTTGACCATATAGTCAGGGCCGATCATACTCTCCTTCTGCTCAATACCATCCACTTGATGTTCATTGCATTCATCCCATTTCCCACCGCAGTTCTCTCCCAAGCCTTACATAACGGGACAAAAGAATCAATAGCTACCTCATTTTATGGTGGTACCCTGGCTGTAACTGGAATACTTGTGAATTTTATGTGGCATCACGCTGCACATGAGCATCTTCTCCTCGGCAAGGATATTTCTCATGAGCAAGTAAAATGGAACACTCGCAGGTTTTTGGTTGGCCCTGTGGGCTATGGTATTGGAGTGATAGTCTCCTTGTTAGCGCCGTGGGTAGCGTTGACAATTTATATCGTTTTAAATTTATTCTTCCTTTGGCCAGGTCACGAACATACCACCAGTGCCAATGCCTGA
- a CDS encoding TetR/AcrR family transcriptional regulator: protein MKKQVEDKKTALLQAALKLFTERGFHGTSTAQISKEAGVATGTLFNYFPTKEDLINGLYLDVKGKLSRIMGEDLQTQNTFHAKLKKIWYNMIEWGINNPDDFLFVGQFCSSPYITSYTREEVAKEYVFLSDLVKEGITNGDIKDYSVELITSMFYQSSRAVVNLILDYEPEDKDKVIEDGFQVVWEGLVKK from the coding sequence ATGAAAAAACAGGTTGAAGACAAGAAAACAGCCCTTTTGCAAGCGGCTCTGAAGCTCTTTACCGAAAGAGGCTTCCACGGTACATCCACTGCTCAGATATCAAAAGAAGCAGGTGTAGCCACAGGTACTTTATTCAATTACTTCCCAACAAAAGAGGATCTCATCAATGGCCTGTATTTGGATGTGAAGGGAAAATTAAGCCGCATCATGGGGGAAGATCTCCAGACACAAAACACCTTTCATGCTAAGCTTAAAAAAATTTGGTATAATATGATCGAATGGGGAATCAACAATCCGGATGATTTTCTTTTTGTTGGTCAATTCTGTTCCTCTCCTTATATTACGAGCTATACACGTGAAGAAGTAGCGAAAGAGTATGTATTCCTTAGCGATCTTGTGAAAGAGGGAATAACAAATGGCGATATAAAGGATTATTCTGTAGAACTGATCACGTCAATGTTCTATCAGTCCAGCAGGGCGGTGGTGAACTTGATCCTTGATTATGAACCAGAAGACAAAGATAAGGTTATTGAAGATGGATTTCAGGTTGTCTGGGAGGGGCTGGTCAAAAAATAA